A stretch of Prosthecochloris marina DNA encodes these proteins:
- a CDS encoding cytochrome C assembly family protein, whose product MDNELLNNTLLVVLTSMVSLFYVISVSLYGSDFFKGNTFAKTYKQPALIVTIVTHIAYIGFLTAPEGYRLNYSISMLMTMVALTLAVIYMFIEFSTKTEKTGFFILSFSAGAEILGSILLFTSSGDGPSFSGLGIGIHLLAAIFSFSSIAIAGLYSFLYLLLFRQIKNNKFGFLFENLPNLEVLEQLIKHAVAFGFLFLTITLLAGVIGSIQTSEIINLFDTRLIALITIWLFYGFSLFIKKLFGWDTIHMAYLLIFLFVLTTTLILLMSIFSPTFHGLSF is encoded by the coding sequence ATGGACAACGAACTACTGAACAATACTCTACTTGTCGTACTTACCAGCATGGTATCGCTATTCTACGTCATATCGGTTAGCCTTTACGGTTCTGATTTTTTCAAAGGCAACACCTTTGCCAAAACCTACAAGCAGCCGGCACTCATTGTCACCATTGTCACGCATATCGCTTATATAGGCTTTCTCACCGCACCCGAAGGTTATAGACTGAATTATTCCATCTCGATGCTCATGACCATGGTTGCGCTGACACTCGCAGTGATCTACATGTTTATCGAATTCTCAACGAAAACAGAGAAAACCGGTTTTTTTATACTCTCTTTCTCTGCAGGCGCAGAGATTCTCGGCTCGATACTGCTTTTCACATCGTCAGGAGATGGCCCAAGCTTCAGTGGTCTGGGAATAGGCATCCACCTTCTTGCCGCGATATTCAGTTTCAGCTCCATTGCCATAGCAGGTCTTTACAGCTTCCTTTACCTCCTTCTGTTTCGCCAGATCAAAAACAACAAATTCGGCTTTCTTTTCGAAAACCTGCCAAACCTCGAAGTTCTTGAACAACTTATCAAACATGCTGTTGCCTTCGGGTTCCTGTTCCTTACCATCACGCTTCTCGCCGGCGTCATCGGCTCGATTCAAACGTCGGAAATCATCAACCTTTTCGACACAAGGCTCATAGCCCTCATCACAATATGGTTGTTTTACGGTTTCAGCCTTTTCATAAAAAAGCTTTTTGGCTGGGACACAATTCATATGGCGTACTTGCTTATCTTTCTTTTCGTTTTGACGACAACGCTGATTCTGCTAATGAGTATTTTTTCACCAACGTTTCACGGCCTAAGCTTTTAG
- the hemA gene encoding glutamyl-tRNA reductase, with protein MNIISVGVNHKTAPIEIRERVSLSEVQAKEFLTNLIDDNIALEAMVLSTCNRTELYVVPGMPEVDGKYLKEYLIAFRNAHNEVRPEHFFNRFYCNTARHLFEVASAIDSLILGEGQILGQVKDGYRIAVEVQSAGILLTRLCHTAFSVAKKVKTKTKIMEGAVSVSYAAVELAQKIFSNLSMKKILLIGAGETGELAAKHMFQKNARNIVITNRTLSKAEALAEELGTNQVLPYESYKEHLHEFDIIITAVSIKEYVLTEPELQQSMQKRRLKPVIILDLGLPRNVDPEIGKLKNMFLKDIDDLKHIIDKNLEMRRAELPKVQKIIDEELVGFGQWINTLKVRPTIVDLQSKFIEIKEKELERFRYKVSEEELKRMERLTDRILKKILHHPIKMLKAPVDTADTIPSRVNLVRNIFDLEEQNQRTK; from the coding sequence ATGAACATTATTTCAGTTGGTGTAAATCACAAAACTGCACCTATTGAAATCCGTGAAAGAGTTTCTCTTTCGGAAGTTCAGGCTAAAGAATTCCTGACAAACCTGATCGACGACAACATAGCGCTGGAAGCCATGGTACTTTCGACCTGCAACAGGACAGAGTTATATGTTGTCCCAGGCATGCCGGAGGTTGATGGCAAATATCTGAAGGAATACCTCATTGCATTCAGAAATGCACATAACGAGGTTCGTCCTGAACATTTCTTCAACCGTTTCTACTGTAACACGGCAAGACATCTGTTCGAAGTTGCAAGCGCAATTGATTCACTGATTCTCGGTGAAGGCCAGATCCTCGGACAGGTAAAGGACGGCTACAGAATAGCCGTCGAAGTGCAGTCAGCAGGCATTCTTCTTACTCGCCTCTGTCATACAGCTTTCAGTGTAGCAAAGAAAGTCAAGACCAAAACAAAGATAATGGAAGGCGCGGTTTCCGTGAGCTACGCCGCAGTCGAACTTGCCCAGAAAATTTTCTCCAATCTTTCCATGAAAAAGATACTTTTGATTGGGGCGGGAGAAACGGGTGAACTTGCAGCCAAACATATGTTCCAAAAAAATGCGAGGAACATTGTGATCACGAACAGAACGCTTTCAAAAGCAGAAGCCCTTGCAGAAGAGCTCGGAACCAACCAGGTGCTTCCTTATGAATCATACAAGGAACACCTTCATGAGTTCGATATTATCATTACCGCAGTAAGTATAAAAGAGTATGTGCTTACCGAGCCGGAACTGCAGCAAAGCATGCAGAAAAGACGGCTCAAACCTGTTATAATCCTCGATCTTGGCCTTCCTCGTAATGTCGATCCTGAAATCGGTAAACTCAAAAACATGTTCCTCAAGGACATCGATGACCTGAAACATATCATCGACAAAAACCTTGAAATGAGAAGAGCCGAGCTACCCAAGGTTCAGAAGATCATCGATGAAGAGCTTGTTGGATTCGGGCAGTGGATCAATACCTTGAAAGTTCGTCCCACCATTGTAGATCTGCAATCAAAGTTCATTGAAATCAAGGAAAAAGAGCTTGAGCGGTTCCGTTATAAGGTCAGTGAAGAAGAGCTTAAACGAATGGAGCGTTTGACGGACAGGATTCTCAAGAAGATCCTGCACCATCCAATTAAAATGCTTAAAGCTCCGGTTGATACGGCCGACACCATCCCAAGCAGAGTAAACCTTGTAAGGAACATTTTTGACCTTGAAGAACAAAATCAACGCACAAAGTAA
- the hemC gene encoding hydroxymethylbilane synthase: MKKKLIIGTRSSPLALWQAEFTKAELSKHYPELDIELKLVKTTGDVLLDSPLSKIGDMGLFTKDIEKHLIANEIDLAVHSLKDVPTETPAGLMLSAFTEREDTRDVIISKNGESLKTLRQDAKIATSSLRRTSQLLSMRPDFQMGDIRGNLNTRFKKFDESDFDAMLLAYAGVHRLNFGDRISEILPHETMLPAVGQGALGIETRSDDEETKEIVKVMNNSNTEFCTKAERALLRHLQGGCQIPIGSYANLKNGTLHLLAYVGSVDGKRAIRDEITLENCTQPEQAEQAGINLAKELLKLGANEILAEIRKTC; the protein is encoded by the coding sequence TTGAAAAAGAAATTAATTATTGGTACCAGATCCAGCCCCCTGGCCTTGTGGCAGGCCGAATTCACCAAGGCCGAACTTTCGAAACACTATCCGGAACTCGACATAGAGCTCAAGCTGGTTAAAACAACCGGAGATGTACTGCTTGACTCTCCGCTTTCCAAAATCGGCGACATGGGACTTTTCACAAAAGACATTGAAAAGCACCTTATAGCAAACGAGATCGATCTCGCTGTCCATAGCCTGAAAGATGTTCCGACCGAAACACCGGCAGGACTTATGCTTTCCGCTTTCACAGAAAGGGAAGACACCAGAGACGTGATCATTTCAAAAAATGGTGAAAGTCTGAAGACTCTCCGTCAAGATGCTAAAATAGCAACCAGCAGCCTCCGCAGAACATCTCAGCTTCTGAGTATGCGACCTGATTTCCAGATGGGAGACATAAGAGGCAACCTGAATACCCGGTTTAAAAAGTTCGATGAGAGCGATTTTGACGCCATGTTACTTGCATACGCAGGCGTCCACCGGCTCAATTTCGGCGACCGCATTTCAGAAATCCTGCCTCATGAAACCATGCTGCCGGCAGTCGGCCAAGGAGCTTTGGGAATTGAAACACGTTCTGATGACGAGGAGACAAAAGAAATCGTCAAAGTCATGAACAACTCGAACACCGAGTTCTGCACCAAGGCTGAGCGCGCGCTTCTCCGCCATTTACAGGGTGGCTGCCAAATCCCGATCGGTTCTTACGCAAACCTGAAAAACGGAACGCTTCACTTGCTCGCATACGTCGGCTCGGTCGACGGCAAACGGGCAATCCGTGATGAAATCACGCTGGAGAACTGCACTCAACCAGAGCAGGCAGAGCAGGCTGGGATCAACCTGGCAAAAGAACTGCTCAAACTCGGTGCAAATGAAATCCTCGCCGAAATCAGAAAAACCTGCTGA
- a CDS encoding uroporphyrinogen-III synthase produces MMSVLVTRPKHQAGSFVEELKKHNLTSVVFPTIEIRPTIGWTIPDISVYNGAFFTSPNSVHYFLERLEDEAPEELEELKKIKIFAVGKTTAKDLANYGIITEPVPKVADAVNLMQGIDAKEIHGKSFLFLRGSLSLGIIPAAIAERGGTCDSLTVYENHPPDLKATEKVKKMVNDGDIACLSFTSPSTAQNYFKAIGSTDIPSGVLVAAIGKTTANALEELGITVDIVPEYYDGPHFAKAIAKALSNE; encoded by the coding sequence ATGATGTCTGTTCTTGTCACAAGGCCCAAACATCAGGCAGGCTCATTTGTAGAGGAACTGAAAAAACACAATCTGACCTCGGTTGTTTTTCCAACAATCGAGATCAGGCCAACCATTGGGTGGACAATACCCGATATTTCAGTCTATAACGGCGCTTTTTTCACCAGCCCGAACAGTGTTCATTATTTTCTTGAAAGACTCGAAGACGAAGCACCCGAAGAGCTTGAGGAGCTGAAAAAAATAAAGATTTTCGCGGTAGGAAAAACAACGGCGAAAGATCTTGCGAACTACGGAATCATAACGGAGCCGGTACCAAAAGTAGCAGATGCCGTAAACCTAATGCAGGGAATCGACGCAAAAGAAATTCATGGCAAATCGTTTCTTTTTCTCCGTGGAAGTCTTTCACTCGGCATCATACCAGCGGCTATTGCTGAACGGGGGGGAACGTGTGATTCTTTAACCGTCTATGAAAACCATCCTCCAGATCTCAAAGCCACTGAAAAGGTGAAAAAGATGGTCAACGATGGTGACATTGCATGTTTGTCGTTCACCAGCCCGTCTACCGCCCAGAACTATTTCAAGGCGATCGGTTCGACAGATATACCCTCCGGCGTTCTGGTGGCTGCAATCGGCAAAACCACAGCCAATGCACTTGAGGAACTGGGAATAACTGTCGATATTGTTCCGGAATACTATGATGGACCTCATTTTGCAAAAGCAATCGCAAAAGCATTGAGCAACGAGTAA
- a CDS encoding DNA recombination protein RmuC — MIIYFLIAVIILLFLILLVLFWVSKRAVSADALQQSETMLRADLDQVRNEQKNEFQRNRIELARLFQEGRTEQSASLKSFEDSMRMHVMQQDELQRRNFGELLSRQEALKEETSKTLDSIRDTVEKRLQVLQEKNEVKLDEMRRTVDEKLQSTLEKRLTESFSLVSDRLRQVHEGLGEMKTLASGVGDLKKVLANVKVRGVFGEMQLGHLLANLLSPEQYAENVMLGKRQREQVEFAVKLPGKDDGESVVYLPVDAKFPLEAYYRLLEAVEVGDKKMIAVATKAIEGEMLRCAKDISDKYLNPPETTDFGILFLPTEGLFAEVVRNTALLETLQSKFNVIVAGPTTFAALLNSLQMGFRTLAIQKRTGEVWRVLAQVKSEFAAFGEVLVKAQNRITQAGTELDRLVGVRTRAIQRRLRQVEDVSEENPPLVDENTKDSRNSGLKGDG; from the coding sequence ATGATAATCTATTTTCTTATCGCTGTTATCATTCTTCTTTTTCTCATTCTGCTTGTTCTTTTTTGGGTCAGTAAAAGAGCTGTTTCGGCAGATGCATTGCAGCAAAGTGAGACTATGCTTCGGGCGGATTTGGATCAGGTTCGCAATGAGCAGAAAAACGAATTTCAGCGCAACAGGATAGAGCTTGCACGGTTGTTTCAAGAGGGGCGTACCGAACAATCAGCGTCTTTGAAATCTTTTGAAGATAGCATGAGGATGCATGTTATGCAGCAGGATGAGCTGCAGCGGAGAAATTTCGGTGAACTTTTATCGAGGCAGGAGGCGCTGAAAGAAGAAACATCAAAGACCTTGGATAGCATACGTGACACTGTCGAAAAGCGACTTCAGGTTTTACAGGAAAAGAATGAGGTGAAACTCGATGAGATGCGAAGGACTGTTGATGAAAAGCTACAGTCGACTCTTGAAAAGCGTTTGACCGAATCTTTCAGCCTGGTCAGCGATCGGCTTCGTCAGGTGCACGAAGGTTTGGGGGAAATGAAGACGCTTGCGTCCGGTGTTGGAGATTTGAAAAAAGTGCTTGCCAACGTTAAAGTCAGAGGTGTTTTCGGGGAAATGCAGCTTGGACATTTATTGGCGAACCTGCTTTCACCCGAACAATATGCGGAAAACGTCATGCTCGGAAAAAGGCAGCGCGAACAGGTAGAGTTTGCGGTTAAGCTTCCGGGAAAAGATGATGGTGAAAGTGTGGTGTATCTTCCTGTAGACGCGAAATTTCCTCTCGAAGCCTATTATCGTCTTCTCGAAGCTGTGGAAGTGGGCGACAAGAAGATGATAGCGGTTGCGACAAAAGCAATTGAAGGAGAGATGTTGCGCTGTGCCAAAGATATTTCTGATAAATACTTGAATCCTCCTGAAACTACCGACTTCGGGATTTTGTTTCTCCCGACTGAAGGGCTTTTTGCAGAGGTGGTTCGCAATACGGCTCTTCTTGAAACCCTGCAAAGTAAATTCAATGTTATTGTCGCGGGACCTACTACCTTTGCTGCTCTTTTGAACAGTCTGCAGATGGGGTTCAGAACGCTTGCGATACAGAAAAGGACCGGTGAGGTATGGAGAGTTCTCGCTCAGGTTAAGAGTGAGTTTGCTGCTTTTGGAGAGGTTCTCGTAAAAGCTCAGAACAGGATCACGCAAGCAGGGACGGAGCTCGATCGGCTCGTGGGTGTGAGGACTCGTGCCATCCAAAGACGTTTACGACAGGTGGAGGATGTATCGGAAGAGAACCCCCCACTTGTTGATGAAAATACAAAGGACAGTAGGAACTCAGGCCTGAAAGGTGATGGTTGA